A genomic stretch from Penaeus vannamei isolate JL-2024 chromosome 6, ASM4276789v1, whole genome shotgun sequence includes:
- the LOC113806073 gene encoding sestrin-2 — protein sequence MGHLVEQVEVDAIETRVSKATTGTTQSDSSPQASGQQQQHVQQTPQQTHAQQQTQVHQQQHQQQQQQASTVRGRLGHDQHQRPPPQPCQPSLARKANAQKEDEIGSPDKKQREGVAEGEGVEEDESGWWAERVVAVLARMTGYRDTWYRSHAHLLHGDGPLPHTWRLYIAALAVCRHEVGWLMQALLGDFRSAGGDTRWLAGLHHAPPKFSALASINNILAHQPWLLSPQHIQQLTKGEDSWSLGELCQALCIMTHFHALATFLHGCGLSTYTIPKKEKDVITVDRNTCSSKVSSPCLQSRQPCPEAPESSTTNSSCKLNSRSDIRKSGTVNETRHKQRVYAHLTLNPGFTYEDFNCNDESRIPSLSIQEYNWQDHGYAMCSRLAGEVGAFLDERFTSALTVAHVPTQTQLSKSNASCSPSTAILDQQNNPIPSSLMYDQTSPLPAKALWNYVQWLLGIHHDDCDYNALNKHLDPQLKAFIKKACCFPETLSDSNTMTTNGVQARVVEASVIVMEARLQSELLYALRAIMLHQC from the exons GTGGATGCCATCGAAACCCGAGTCAGCAAGGCGACCACAGGCACCACGCAAAGTGACTCATCCCCGCAGGCGAGcggtcagcagcagcagcacgttCAGCAGACGCCCCAACAGACACACGCTCAGCAGCAGACACAGGTGCATCAGCAgcaacaccagcagcagcagcaacaggcgAGTACTGTGCGCGGACGCCTGGGGCACGACCAGCACCAGCGACCGCCCCCGCAGCCATGCCAACCGAGCCTGGCCAGGAAAGCCAATGCGCAG AAAGAAGATGAAATCGGAAGCCCGGACAAAAAGCAGCGCGAGGGCGTGGCCGAGGgcgagggcgtggaggaggacgagagcgGGTGGTGGGCGGAGCGGGTGGTGGCGGTGCTCGCCAGGATGACCGGCTACAGGGACACGTGGTATCGAAGCCACGCTCACCTTCTTCACGGCGACGGGCCGCTGCCGCACACCTGGAGGCTCTACATTGCGGCGctg GCTGTATGTCGCCACGAAGTAGGTTGGCTCATGCAAGCCCTCCTAGGAGATTTCCGAAGTGCAGGTGGAGACACACGCTGGTTAGCAGGCTTGCATCATGCTCCTCCCAAATTCTCAGCTCTGGCCTCCATTAACAACATCTTAGCACACCAGCCCTGGCTGCTCTCACCACAGCATATACAG CAATTAACAAAGGGTGAAGACAGCTGGTCACTTGGGGAACTGTGTCAGGCACTTTGCATTATGACACATTTCCATGCCCTTGCAACCTTCTTGCATGGCTGTGGACTGTCTACTTATACAAttcctaaaaaagaaaaggatg TGATAACAGTTGACAGAAACACTTGCAGCAGTAAAGTATCTTCACCTTGTCTCCAGTCAAGACAGCCATGTCCAGAAGCTCCAGAAAGTTCAACCACTAATTCATCTTGTAAACTTAATTCCAG gtctGACATAAGGAAGTCAGGTACAGTAAACGAAACTAGACACAAGCAAAGGGTCTATGCTCACCTAACACTGAACCCAGGTTTTACATATGAAGATTTTAACTGCAATGATGAGTCACGTATACCTTCTTTATCAATTCAG GAATATAATTGGCAAGATCATGGATATGCAATGTGTTCACGACTGGCAGGAGAGGTTGGAGCCTTCCTTGATGAACGATTTACTTCTGCTCTTACTGTAGCCCACGTTCCAACACAGACACAGTTATCTAAGTCAAATGCAAGCTGTTCTCCAAGTACAGCTATTCTCGATCAACAAAATAATCCAATACCCAGTTCGCTAATGTATGATCAGACTTCTCCTCTCCCTGCAAAAGCATTATGGAATTATGTTCAG TGGCTCTTAGGTATTCACCATGATGACTGTGACTACAATGCACTGAATAAACACTTGGATCCACAACTGAAGGCATTCATAAAAAAAGCATGTTGCTTCCCAGAAACCCTAAGTGATTCCAATACAATGACTACAAATGGTGTTCAAGCTAGAGtg GTTGAAGCAAGTGTGATAGTAATGGAAGCTCGTCTGCAGTCAGAGTTGCTTTATGCTCTGAGGGCCATAATGCTTCATCAGTGTTAA